In Nitrospira sp. MA-1, the genomic window GGCGCTGGAAATTTTAGGAAGCCGACTCCTCGCGCCGGTTTTTGGTAGTTCACTGTTTGTCTGGGGCGGGCTGATAGGAGTGGTCCTGGCTGCCATGAGCAGTGGGTATGCTGCGGGCGGTTGGCTGGCTGATCGATACGCTCCGCAGAGGGTTTTGGCCGGGCTGTTATTGCTGTCCGGTGTTTGGACTCTTTTGTTGTCATGGGCAGGCCAGCCCGTAGTTTTTGGGGTGTCTCGATGGATTCAGGATCCTCGTTGGGGCCCCTGTTTTGCTGCCAGTGTGCTGTTGGCGGTTCCGGCATTTGGATTGAGCGGTGTTCTCCCGGCCCTTTTGCGTTTGGCTATCGGGGATATGGGGCATCTTGGACGTCATACCGGAGGCATGATTGCGATTTCAACTATTGGGAGTCTTGTCGGAACCTGGGGGACCTCGTTTTATCTGTTAACCTGGCTGGGTAGTACCACATTAGTCGCTATCCTTGGCGTAGTCCAGATCTGTCTTGGTCTATGGTGGACATTGAGAGCTGGAATCCTCCAGCCTGGTTTACAGGTCATACTCCTTTCCTGTGTAGGCGGAATAACCTGGATGGGTTTTCATCCGGTCACCATTTTGCCACCGGCAATTTATCAGGAAGATAGCCCGTATCAACAGGTGAGGGTGAGTGAAAATGATTTATTCCGTTATCTTATTTTGGACAATACTTTCCACGCGGTGATGTGGAAAGCGACGCCGGAATCGCTTGCCTTGCCCTATAGTCAAGTCATGATGGGTGTGTTGCCACTTGTTGAGAATCCTAAGCGAGGACTGATCTTAGGCCATGGCGGAGGATCATTGGCAAAGTGGTTAGGCAAGCACTGGCCGGATTTGGAGTTAGATGTTGTCGAAATGGACCCGTCTGTCGTCCAAGCCGCAGAACGGTATTTTGGTTATACGCCACCGCTCAACCATCATGTGTATGTGGAAGACGCTCGCACGTTTTTACGAAACAACCCTTACCAGTATGACGTGGTGTGGGTCGATGTGTTTGCCAGGCATCTCATTCCGTTCCATGTGACGACTCATGAATTCTTTGAAGAATTACGGAAGCATGTGAACCCTGAGGGTGCCGTTGCCGTGAATCTGGCTTCCTCCGATGCGCCGGCCAATGTTCGTCGCGCACAAGCGGTGTTGACCACTATGCAACAGACGTTCCCTGAAGTGGTGCCTTACGGGGTCGCGGGCCCTGAATGGTTAGACACTGCAAAAGGGTCCGTGAACCTGATTTTTTTTGGTGGGAAACCTGTCTCCGTTATGCGCTCTTCGAACTTTTTGGATGTTTTGGCCCGTCAGATGAATCGGGACCGATTTCCGTCAGAAGGGTTTGCATTTTTCATGTCACAGGAGCCGGTCGTACTGGCTCCTGGAGAAATTCTGACCGATGATTTCTCTCCGCTAGATTTACTTCAGGGGGAAGGGTAACCATCCCTTTTGCCTTGAGTCAGCAGGGTTCTTCCTTTAATTCCAAAATACAGCGAAGGATATCCCCAGCACCTTGCTGGGGAAGCTTCACTAGACAGTTAACCTATTCTTGGTTTTCATTGTGAGAATGGCAGGTGTTAAAAAAGGGCAAGAGGCCACTGTAACAAAAAATGGGTTCCACTCATTTGGCGTTCGGCGGGGACTGATTTGCGGTTTTTCTTTCACACGTTTACCAGGTGTCCGTAAGTACAACAGTGGGTGCATGCAAGAATTGCTGGCATGAGTTGTCCCGTCCTTCTTCATCCTAGCCGTCGGGAATGGTTCCCGCGTTCTCGCCGTTATCCTAAGGCCGAAGACAAAGGCTGTTGTGGAGACAAAATCGAAGGGGGAAACATTGTTTAAAGGTGCTGGAGTCCCAGAAACAATCTTAGTTTTGACAGACAGCTTCTGGCCAAAATTTGTAACGGATTTGTGGTAGCTGAGCGCCGTCAAAATTCGGGAGATCATAAAGACATCGATCAACCACGGCTACCTCATCTTGAGTAAATTCGAAGACTTTCCGTGTTTTCCAAAATTGATCCAGCGTATAGTAGTCCCCTGTGGCCGGCTTCTCCGCCAGTGCAGCCTGAAGTGCTTTGAATACTGCGGTATCGCAGCCAGGGATACGTCCATTGTTGCGGGTAATGCACCATTTAATGATTTCGGCTACCCCGTACATGCTTAGATCAATTTTTTGCTTTTCCTCAGCCATGGTTTCCTCCTTACAAACAGACAAAAAGACAAGAGATCTCTATAACATAAAGAGAGTCGTGGCATCCAGTGGGCTACGGTCATCCCTTTCAAAGTAACTTTTGACAAAGTCTGTAGCTTCCTAGAAAAAACGAGATTTTTCGGACTACTCGCCGGTTTTACATCATTTGGAAAAATCCGTATACTCGATGCGCTGTGCATGGGTTATCCTGCATCTATTTTGGTACCCTCTCCACCCACATATTCTGGAGAAAGGCAAGAAGAATTGTATTCCAGTCAGTCCTTGCGTGCTCGACTTGTCATTCCTCTGGGGCTTTTGGGTCTGCTGTCCTTGGTCGGTTGTCCTACACGCGAGGAGTACCATCCTCCTGATTTGATTTATCATTACCTAGACATTCCAGTGGGGAAAAATCCTACCTCAATCCGGGCAAGTGATTTTAACGGTGATGGATTTACGGATTTGATCACCAGCAATATTCAGGGAAATTCCTTGTCCCTGCTTTTGGGAAAAGGGGACGGGAGTTTTCAGGACCAAAAAACGATTTCTGCTTGTCAGGAGCCGAGGAATGTGGCTGTTGATGATTTTAATCTTGACCACGTGCCCGATTTCGTCGTGGCGTGTTCGGGGGATAATCATGCTCTCGTGTTTTTGGGGCAGGGCGATGGCACTTTTTTGCGTGGGGCCCAATACCTGGTTCATCGTACTCCGGTGAGTATTGCCACAGGCGATTTTAATGAAGATTTTCTTCCTGATTTGGCGGTGGCTCTCCGCAACGACAAAATTCAAATCCTGTTGGGTATGGGCAACGGAAAATTTCGATTGGGGTCATTATATGAATATGGAGATACGCCGACCTCTGTGGCTACCGAGGATTTGAATGGAGATAAACATTTGGATCTGGCTGTGACCAATGGAGGGCCGATGAGTCATGCTGTGTCGATCTGGTTGGGTTTGGGGGATGGCACCTTCCAAGCTCCAACTGACTATCGAACCGGCAAGCGGCCCTTGGGGGTCTCCTTTGCGGACTTCAATACCGATCGAGCCCTAGATCTTCTCGTGATTAACGGTGAGATGAACACGATTACCGTATTTTTAGGAAACGGGGATGGGACTTTTCAAGAGGGAAGAGAATCAGGAGGCGATGCCGGTCCAAATTTTGGCGTGGCCCAGGATTTTGACGGAGATAAATTGCCGGATGTGGCGGTTGCCAATATTCAATCCGGGAGTATTTCGTTGCTATTTGGGAATGGCGATGGGACGTTTCACTATCCTCCAAGGGATTATCCCACCCCGCATGCCCCCTTTGCATTGACCACCCTATTAATTGCCACCGATCGGGGAGAAGAACCAGGGTTGGCGGTGGTGAATAATGCATCTAGTAATGTCTCCATTTTTTTACATCATGGGTTGAATCTCCGGAAGAGCCAACTTTCGGGAACTCCCGCTTCTTGATACTTCGAAGGTTTGTTCTTGATACCCGAATTCTGCCATGTTTACAATACTATTGCCTTTTAGAATGAGGCGTAACCCCGTTTCAAAGCGTGGTTCAGCCTTGTGAGGAGAATGTGCGAACTTTTGGCTGGTGGTTTGGAATGGGATCTCTGCTGACCTTGGCCGTCTTGCTGGTTCAAGGCGGAATGAGAGACCTGATTTACGGTTCTTCTCATTCCGGGACGTGGGAAGGAATTCTTTCTATGGGACTGACGGTTTTTGGGGGCGGAGTCCTTGCGGGATGTGTGGCGGTTATTTTAAATCGACTTCGATAGGCAAATTGGATGCCTCAGGAAGAGGGCTGAAAGGGACTGTAGTTATTTAGATTGGCCCTGGGGAAAAGAAAGAAGATGGGTGTTATCCCATCCGTTCACGCGGGTGTCTAATCAGGGAAATAGGTTTGTATTGATATGACGTGTCTCAGATGCCAAGGAACGATGCTGGTTGAACGTCAGTACACCAGGGAGTCGCGCCGGTTCAACGCGAAATGTATCAATTGCGGTTTTTGGTTTGACTTAGCAGATGTGTTGCGTTTTTTTAAGCGAGTCCTCGAAAGCGGCTACAACGGCCAAAAAATCCGTGAAACCCTTTAGCCTTTCTGAATCCAACCCACCGTACTTTCAGTTCTGCAACGTTAAAATTTTTAAGACCTGATCGGGTCCTTGTTAGGATTGTTTGTGGCGGGCAGGCGTTGGAGTGAATTCCACGAATTATCCAGTGGCCTATTAGGTTTTAGTTTCTTGTGCCAAAGTTTAATAACGGCAGTATTGAAAAAGTCCGCCCGCAGAGTTTTCGCCGCTTGGCCGTGTCCACATACTCCTCCCTACGCTTCGCTCGTCCAATCGGATGTGGTCTTCCCTTCGAAAGCCATCAGGGCAGGACTGAACGCGCCTTTATGGACTCTCACTTATTTTGCCCGTTCGGGATTCTGCTACTCATCTATGTGGTGAAAAAGCCAAATATGGGAAATATTCAACAGTTCCCCAATCTCGGTTTCCGGGATGAAATTTTTTCCCCTCTGTCCCTGATTTCACATTTTGGTAACAGCTTTTTTAGAGAAAGAATTCCATACTCCTAGACTTTGACCAATACTCTAATAGTCAGGAGTGGTCATTACCTATGAGACGGAGGAAATAACGCCTCCGTTTAACCTTTAGCTAATTCTTTGAGGGTCGTGCGGATGAGGTCTTCGAGTTCGTATCCTTCGTCCAACTTAACTGTTGCGAGATTCATGGCCTTTTTGACTTCTGGGGCGCGGTATCCCAAATTGATGAGTGCGGAGGCAGCTTCTTCTTGGAGAAAGTTGATAGGTTCCATTGCCGCTGTTGAGGGTTTGTGGGAATCCGAAATCATGATGCGATTGGTTTTGTCTTTTAACTCCAGGACGATTCGACTCGCCGATTTTTTCCCAACGCCGGGGATGGAACCTAAGGTTTCAAGATCGCCGGTTTCAATGGCCTTACATAAATCTGGGACGGAAAGGGTTGATAACGCACTCAGTGCGAGTTTCGGTCCGACGCCGCTGATAGTAGTGAGGAGCGAAAAGGCCTGCTTCTCCTCGGTGGTAGAAAACCCAAAAAGTTGAATGGTGTCGTTCCGCAGGTGAGTGGAAACAAAAACCTGGACTGCAGAATTGATTTCAGGAAGAGTGAAATAGGTAGAAAGGGCTATGAACAGATGATACCCCACACCCTGCACAGAAATGACGGCATCTTGTGGCGTCTTAGAAGAGAGGACTCCCGAAAGTGAGGCAATCATTTTGGCAGACTCAGTTGTTCGTCAAAGTGGAAGGTGACAGGAGAATTCAAGATCAATGAGAGAAAGCGGTAAGAGAAAAAGATCAGAGAATGGAGTGGGATCAAAAGGGCTAGGTGCTTTCTGCAGCCATTTTCTCCATCAGTTCGTCAGATATCTCAAAATTGGCATGGACCTTGGATACATCTTCGTTCTCGTCTAGGAGATCCAAGAGCTTCAAGGCTTGTTCTGCATCTCTGCCTTCAAGTTGAATATGGTTTTGCGCGAGGAAAGTGAGCTCGGACAGGCTGGTTTCAATCTGGGCCTTCTGTAAGGCTTCCTTGACGGCTTCGAAATTTGCTGGTTCTGAAATGACCTCAAATCCGGTGGGAGTTTGTTTCACGTCTTCAGCTCCCGCTTCCAGCGCCAGATCAAATAGTTGTTCTTCAGTCACCGCCTGGTTTTCGATGACCAGTAACCCCTTTTTTTGAAATTGCCAGGCAACCGCGCCGGCTTCAGCCATCGTTCCATTATTTTTTGTGAGAATATTTCGAACTTCGGCTACGGTCCGATTGCGTTTATCGGTCGAAATCTCCAGGAGGAGTGCCGTCCCTCCTGGTCCATACCCCTCTAGCATAAACTCCTCGAATTGCATTCCCGGAAGTTCTCCAGTACCTCGCTGAATAGCCCGTTTGACCGTATCGGCGGGCATATTGACTTCTTTGGATTTCGCAATGGCTTGGCGTAAGGCTGGATTACCGTCTGGGTCGCCGCCGCTACGTGCGGCAATGGAAATTTCACGGATGACGCGCGTGAAGATTTTCCCACGCTTGGCATCCTGTGCGCCTTTGTGGCGCTTAATTGTTGACCAGTGGCTATGTCCACCCATGGTTGCGGTCCATTTCCTAAAATTAAGGGGTCAAGAATATTATAGGTGTTATAGTAAGCCCCCGGGTGGGCTTCTATCACAGTAATTGAAAGGGAGTCAATGCACGCGGGCATGGCAAAAGAAAGGTTGGCAAAGCAGACGGGATGTTATTGTCCTGGAGAGTCAACAAGCTTTATTCTGTGCATTTGATTTTCCTCTTTTTCCAGTGTTAAGGAAATTAGTCATGCGCATTGTATTTATGGGAACTCCCGCCTTTGCAGTTCCTACGCTTCAACAGTTATTGAAGACTGAATTTTCTGTCGTGGGTGTTGTGTGTCAGCCTGACCGACCGAGTGGGCGTGGGAAGAAAGTTCAAGTCGGCCCGGTAAAGGGGCTTGCATTGTCACAAAATATCCCGGTGGTGCAGCCTGAAAAAATGAAGGATCCCAAATTGATGGAGACTCTTCGAGCATGGGAACCTGATCTGGTGGTGGTTGCCGCGTTTGGGCGTATTTTGCCAAAAACT contains:
- a CDS encoding fused MFS/spermidine synthase gives rise to the protein MTQSSLPRWWCFATAFSTGAVVMALEILGSRLLAPVFGSSLFVWGGLIGVVLAAMSSGYAAGGWLADRYAPQRVLAGLLLLSGVWTLLLSWAGQPVVFGVSRWIQDPRWGPCFAASVLLAVPAFGLSGVLPALLRLAIGDMGHLGRHTGGMIAISTIGSLVGTWGTSFYLLTWLGSTTLVAILGVVQICLGLWWTLRAGILQPGLQVILLSCVGGITWMGFHPVTILPPAIYQEDSPYQQVRVSENDLFRYLILDNTFHAVMWKATPESLALPYSQVMMGVLPLVENPKRGLILGHGGGSLAKWLGKHWPDLELDVVEMDPSVVQAAERYFGYTPPLNHHVYVEDARTFLRNNPYQYDVVWVDVFARHLIPFHVTTHEFFEELRKHVNPEGAVAVNLASSDAPANVRRAQAVLTTMQQTFPEVVPYGVAGPEWLDTAKGSVNLIFFGGKPVSVMRSSNFLDVLARQMNRDRFPSEGFAFFMSQEPVVLAPGEILTDDFSPLDLLQGEG
- a CDS encoding YebC/PmpR family DNA-binding transcriptional regulator, with protein sequence MGGHSHWSTIKRHKGAQDAKRGKIFTRVIREISIAARSGGDPDGNPALRQAIAKSKEVNMPADTVKRAIQRGTGELPGMQFEEFMLEGYGPGGTALLLEISTDKRNRTVAEVRNILTKNNGTMAEAGAVAWQFQKKGLLVIENQAVTEEQLFDLALEAGAEDVKQTPTGFEVISEPANFEAVKEALQKAQIETSLSELTFLAQNHIQLEGRDAEQALKLLDLLDENEDVSKVHANFEISDELMEKMAAEST
- a CDS encoding VCBS repeat-containing protein; the protein is MGYPASILVPSPPTYSGERQEELYSSQSLRARLVIPLGLLGLLSLVGCPTREEYHPPDLIYHYLDIPVGKNPTSIRASDFNGDGFTDLITSNIQGNSLSLLLGKGDGSFQDQKTISACQEPRNVAVDDFNLDHVPDFVVACSGDNHALVFLGQGDGTFLRGAQYLVHRTPVSIATGDFNEDFLPDLAVALRNDKIQILLGMGNGKFRLGSLYEYGDTPTSVATEDLNGDKHLDLAVTNGGPMSHAVSIWLGLGDGTFQAPTDYRTGKRPLGVSFADFNTDRALDLLVINGEMNTITVFLGNGDGTFQEGRESGGDAGPNFGVAQDFDGDKLPDVAVANIQSGSISLLFGNGDGTFHYPPRDYPTPHAPFALTTLLIATDRGEEPGLAVVNNASSNVSIFLHHGLNLRKSQLSGTPAS
- the ruvA gene encoding Holliday junction branch migration protein RuvA, encoding MIASLSGVLSSKTPQDAVISVQGVGYHLFIALSTYFTLPEINSAVQVFVSTHLRNDTIQLFGFSTTEEKQAFSLLTTISGVGPKLALSALSTLSVPDLCKAIETGDLETLGSIPGVGKKSASRIVLELKDKTNRIMISDSHKPSTAAMEPINFLQEEAASALINLGYRAPEVKKAMNLATVKLDEGYELEDLIRTTLKELAKG